A stretch of Flavobacterium sp. N2270 DNA encodes these proteins:
- a CDS encoding TolC family protein: protein MKNNLVTILLLILTISSYAQQKLTIEECYALAEKNYPIAKQTNFLQQKTTFEIDALNKAKLPKIDINAQATYQSDVIGLPTSLPGVEPINKDQYRATLDVNQLLYNGGMINANTKLKEAQMLTQQQLVAVNLYQLKSRINYSYMMILLWQDQRELLLAKQSTIHSKIKEVKSGVKNGAMLPSSEQVLEAELLKLEQALTENTFQRIKELQNLAGLTSITIKENSVLERPSSALEKNGIRPEMKFFELQQAQIDASKNVVSKSILPKLNAFGQAGYGNPGLNMLNNSFDDFYVVGLKLNWNVFDWNKSKSEKQALDIAKEIVTTEKETFETNNQMQLNELQSEISKLETIIKTDSQIILLRDKVVQSSDSQMRNGVITTSEYVSELNQLFDAKTNQKVHQTQLELAKINYQTIKGTH, encoded by the coding sequence ATGAAAAATAATTTAGTAACAATATTGCTTCTAATTTTAACTATTAGTTCTTATGCACAACAAAAACTAACGATTGAAGAATGTTATGCTTTGGCAGAAAAAAATTATCCCATTGCTAAACAAACAAATTTTTTACAACAAAAAACAACGTTTGAAATAGATGCTCTAAATAAAGCAAAATTACCTAAAATAGACATAAACGCACAGGCAACTTATCAATCAGATGTAATTGGATTACCTACTTCTTTACCTGGTGTAGAACCAATAAATAAAGACCAATATAGAGCCACTTTAGATGTAAATCAATTACTTTATAATGGAGGAATGATTAATGCAAACACCAAATTAAAAGAAGCTCAAATGCTTACACAGCAACAACTAGTTGCTGTTAATTTGTATCAACTTAAATCTCGTATCAATTATTCATACATGATGATTTTGTTATGGCAAGACCAAAGAGAATTATTATTAGCCAAACAAAGCACTATCCATTCAAAAATAAAAGAAGTAAAATCAGGTGTAAAAAATGGTGCTATGTTGCCTTCATCTGAACAAGTTTTAGAAGCTGAATTGTTAAAATTAGAACAGGCATTAACTGAAAATACATTTCAACGAATAAAAGAACTTCAAAATTTAGCCGGTTTAACTTCAATAACTATTAAAGAAAACTCTGTTTTAGAAAGACCTAGTTCTGCTTTAGAAAAAAACGGAATTCGACCTGAAATGAAATTTTTTGAATTGCAACAAGCTCAAATAGATGCTTCAAAAAATGTAGTTTCAAAATCAATTTTACCAAAATTAAACGCTTTTGGACAAGCAGGTTATGGAAATCCAGGTTTGAACATGCTTAATAATTCATTTGACGATTTTTATGTTGTAGGTTTAAAATTGAATTGGAATGTATTTGATTGGAATAAATCAAAATCGGAGAAACAAGCTTTAGATATTGCAAAAGAAATTGTTACAACTGAAAAAGAAACTTTTGAAACCAATAATCAAATGCAATTAAACGAATTACAATCTGAAATTTCTAAACTAGAAACCATTATTAAAACAGATTCTCAAATTATTCTGTTACGGGATAAAGTTGTTCAATCTTCCGATTCTCAAATGCGAAATGGTGTGATTACAACATCTGAATATGTTTCAGAATTAAATCAACTTTTTGATGCTAAAACCAATCAAAAAGTACATCAAACACAATTAGAATTGGCTAAAATAAATTATCAAACTATTAAAGGAACCCATTAA